ctttgttttttttaaaccaccacCATCACAAGGAAGCTTCCAATGCTGTGTGTGCTCCTAAATCCAGCCAACAGAACGGAAGCACGCAGCAGAAAATGGAAAGTAGACAGACCAAGTCACGGGAGaggtattttggttttctttagcaGGAATAATAAAACCCTGGCACAATTAAAAATAGTGAATTTTCTCCCGCAGAGCAGCTTTGCTGCACTATGAGACTGGGGCAGCTGCGAGCTCCCGCTTCACGGTCGGTGGGGTCGCCAGGACAGTGTGTTTCCAGCACAGCTAAGAGGACAAACGCTGCTACACCACCCACCCGGCAGCTCTCAGCAATTCCCTGCAAGAAAAGGAAATTCAAGCTCACAAACATGAAGACGGGCTGCTAGGGCGGATGACCAGGGGAAGAGCCAGCTGATCCCAAGAGGCGTTGGCGATCAAAGCACAAGTTGAAAACGACAGGCTTGCTGTTAACTTTGAATGGGCATaaaaacagggaagaagaaaCGTTATTTCAGCTAACAGGCAACATTAGTACAAAAAGTAGTAAACAAATCATAAATAAAGTTAAACTGCAAATACAAATTTCTAAGCTACAACAGAAGAAGGGTTCAAGTgtttgaaacaaaatacaaaaattttaaaaacatctccAAGCTTAGAAGCAACCCACTGCTGCAGGTTCAACTCAGAATTCCCTACTGAAGCTCCTTTGAGATCATTCTTCCTTTATTTGAATTTCTAAACTAAAACGATTATTTTCTTCAGATCTGTGCTGTGTACCAGTTATGCATCACAAGCAATATAGTAGCCCCTCACAtacctaaaatatttaaaagaattaaCATGAGCTAATTCTCTTCCTACTCATTAGCTAGACAAAGATTACTAAAATAAACGCATTGAAGCTTTGTAAATATTACTAAATCTTTGAGTCctcaacaaaaaaccccccaacgtTCCTTTCAGGCGAGGCGTGTTCCACGCCGTGGGCGGGATGTTCACTTCACAAACGCCCTCCAGGTGCTGCACACCAGGGCCGCTTGCCCTCCCCGGCTGTGCTCGCcctcccccgccgcggggccggcagCCCGACCTGCTGCTCGGGGCTGTCTCAGCACATGAAGGAAGGATCCCTAAGGGTGACTCTGACCCATCGCTGAACCCGCCAGGTCCCAACTACAGCGTCAGAGCAAACGGGGTGTGAACGCTCCGGGAGGGCCCAGGCCCCGCAtgcagctgccccagcagcacccatgcTGCCCTGGTCAGCGCAGCAGCGCACCAGGGTGCTGCCGAAATACCTCGTGGAGAGACTCCCTCCTCCATTGCAACCACTTATGGCCCATCTCTGACGAAAACGGCTACTCCGGCCCCTAAAGGGTGCAGTGGGATCTTGACCTGAGCGTTTCTGAAGTGACCAGCGTGTAcggaggagagcagcagcccctcTTCAGGCCGGGGCCCCGCACCAGAGGCGGCGTCAGCCCCTcgaacacacacacagatgcacaccaGCTTTCTTTGCGCTTTTATCCAAACTACAAGTACATCACAGAGATCTGTGCCCACCCTGGAGCGTTCTTTACACATGgctaaaaaaaaaccagacaggcAGAGGGGGCAGGGGCGAAGTCTTTCAAGTCGAGTTCATGCGGACAGGTCACTGTTATCGAATCTCTCCTGGTCATACACCTCCGCTACCACCTTCCTTCCTGCAAACCAGCGCCCGTTCAGAGCCTGAATGGCTTTGTGAGTCTCTGAGGCCATGGAGAACTCCACAAAGATCTTGACGATGATCTCGgcatcctcctcttctccttgctTCTCCTGGTAGATGATGACTCTGTTTACAGCTCCAAATTTGCCACATTCTTCTGTCACTTCTCCCTCCAGGTCGTCGTCAATGTCCTTTGGATCCACCATGTTGCGAAGCACCATCACAGTGGACTGCAGAGAGAAGGGACAAGTGAATTAACACACCCAAGAGACGCCCAGCTGCGATCTGCAAAGCCCCAGCAGACTACACAGCACGCCTGAGCACCAACGGATATTCCACTGCTACGGCATTACAAGTATGTTTCAGGAAATCGATAGTTCTCAGGGAAAAATCAGTGAATTTTCCTCCCAGGCAGCCAGAGCCTGAAGAAGTCCCATCCGCTGCCAGCTGTGCTGCGGCTGGCCTCCGCGGGGAACGCTGTGAGCCACCCCCCGGGCTTTCCTCAGACACCTCTGTGAAGCACAGGTGACCTGGAGACCTCTGGAATTTTTCTTGTGCTGTTGCTATCCAGttattttttcatgctgttaCCTTCAACACCACCAtcatatactttttaaaaaaaattttcctcatCTCTAACTAAAGTAGAAGGATTAACCAGGTCTTTTCTAGCTCTGACAACTGACCAGGCACTTTCACTACGGGGGTAATGACAGACAAGTCAGTAAGAGCAACACACCCCTTGTGTTCCCCCCCAACCCTCTCGTGCCTGAGCCCCTCTCTGTGCCACAGCAcggctggggtgggcaggggccgCCGGAGGTCACCCGGTCCCCGCTCACACAACCACCCAGAGCTGCCCAGGACATGTCCCGACAGCTCCTGAGCATCTCCAAGGACAGGGACTGGCTGCAGCTTCCGGGCCCTGCAGCCTGTctcctgcagctctcctccccaCTCCGGCCCCGCCCCACAGCTCGGGCGACCAGACGCTGCATTTCAGGCTCGGTCTCACTGTAAAACACTCTCACTGTAAAACACTCGTTCCAGCTCTTGCCCACATGCCTGTGTAACTGCCCTCAGGGGCCTGCTAAAGGAACAGCAGAAATGGAAGGGTACTTCTGGGCGAAGAACGCTAAGCAGCTTTGAGAACAGTGCAGTTTGAGACTCTTTTTCGACCCTGCTAAACGTTTTCCAAGCAAGTACCCAAATGAACTGGGTCTTCTGGGAAAAGTACTTGTGACAGAGGAAGCTGGCTGCTAAGTCAGAAGctcaaagatgtatttaaaattatgtgaaaTAAAGGAGAACACTCGCTAGCTAACTCATTTGTGTCCTCCCCTAGGAAATGCAAGTCAGTGTTATCCCTGTTCagcaaacacagaagaaacattGTCGATTCAGTGCCGAAGCTCAGGAAATCTGCCTGTCAGCCAGGAAACTCAACCCTGCGCAGGAACAAACCTCTGGTCGTGCCCAAGCAAGAAGCCTGATGAGATTATCGATACAGCCCCTTCCAAGACCCGCCCCCCAAAATCTATGAATCTGTTGTTCTGTTTCACGTTCTGACTTTTTCTATCATTCATTCTTGTCCTCTTTCTCATTGTAACTTCTATGAAATTCTGTTTTATCAACGCCTCAGAGTTTCATCCCACAGCAAAAGGTTGTGGGGAAAAGGTGGACTCGACAGTTCAGAACAGATCACCCCTGACCATGTGCCAGTCTCACTTCTTTAATTATAAGCCAAAAGGCCGTCATGGTTTGCTTTAACGATGCTGAGTGAACACACGGTTTGATCAGACACCTCTGGTCGAGGCTCTTCTGGGCCAGCAACTGATCTGAACCcccagagaagctgagcagaTCCCCAGGGCGGAAGAGGAACCACCACAGCAGCACCCATCAGGCAGCCCTCCTCGTcccccaccagccctgggggGGCCTGTGGAAGCCTGCGCCACGCACAGGACGCAGATCTAAACCCGGCCTCCTACTGACAACGGGGAGCAGCCGGGGCAGCCACACCACACTCACCTCCTGTTTGCGAAGCAGTTTCTGCATCACCATGTGTCGGGCGCTGCTGCCAGATATGCTCATGTGCTCCTGCTCACTCAGCATCTCCGGCCTCTCCGACTCCTGgaacacctcctcctcctccttctcctttttgaCCTCCATCAGGCCCAGCGCCGGGGGACTGGCCAGGATAGGATTCACAACTCCCACTTGGGGGATAGTGACAGGGATGGGAGGTCGCGCAGGGGTTACACCTGTAAGAGCACAAACTCTGCAGCATAAAGAAGGGAATGGATGTTCCTCAACGTTTGTGTACACACCAGCCACTGATAAAGAGGATCAACAGAATCTAGATGGTTTTATCTGCTCTGTGCCACCAGCAACCAAGGAGACATAAGCAGCAACTCTGCATACAGGACACTGGCACTCAAGGCACACATAAGATACTTGCCCAGGAGGGAGGCAGAGTGCAGGATTTTGCATGGAGTTACAATTACCCAGATTTTCACCCAGGGCGCTATGCATTCCTGCTGCGAAGCTCATGTCCCTGTCACATCTATTATACACCAAAGTAAATTCCTACTATgctgcacaaataaaaaaataaacctccttgacaaagcagggcagggaggagggttTCAGCTCCAAATTCTCCTTAGTTGTGCCCCAGCTATGGAGAGGTTTGTAAGGGGCTGTCACGGGGATGGAGGGCGAGTGAACACACCTGTGATGACCCCGGGCGCTTGCGCCGCCATCACGGCCTGCGGCAGTGCTCCCAAGGGCTGCGCCAGCGTCAGCGCGGGGGACACCAGGCCAGGGGTCGCCAGGGTGCCCAGAACGGCGGCTCCGGCCACTGCTTCCTGCAAGACAGAAGGcgacaacaaaaacccccaaaggGTTAATTCTGCATCAAGAAGTCATACACTGGGTGCGTGCTGCTGAGGCTCAGCTATTTTCACACCTAAGAAATACCAGATATACAGATTCTGAGGGCAACAGCTCTCCAGCACTACTGTAAATGAAAAGCAGCAGTACGCCAGCCAGCCCACCAGAGAAACGCAGAAACTCCACAGCCTTGGGAGAAAAACGTTCTCTTGCAAACCAAATTCCACCCATCCTCTCAAGCTGCTAGGCCGGCTGCTGAATGCAAGGCACCAAGGGATTCAATACATGGCTGGAAAGATGCAAGCAAATCCAGAGCAAAAGGAATCTGCACTTGTTTCCACCTTTACATAAAAAGCTTTTCCTGATGCCAAGGAATGGGATCCACCTAAGGAGACTGATGGGAGCTCCCACCCCTCCCTCTGATGACAGCACCAGGGCTCTGGGGCCACCTGACAAACCATGTGAGGGAACTCTTACACCTTCAGCTTTCCCTGAGTGATCTAGGGGAAGGTTCATCCTGTCcagatgaacaaggagctcctggacaagctcaaacacaaagaggaagcctacagagggtggaagcaaggacaggcagcctgggaggaatccagagaaactgtccgagcagccagggatcaagttaggaaggccaaagccttgacagaattaaatctggccagggacatcaagggaacaagaaaagcttctataggtacactggtgataaaaggaagactagggaaaatgtgggccctctctggaaggaaacaggacaCTTGGTCACCCACAccagggagaaggctgaggtactcagtgactttttgcctcagtcttcactggcaagtgctccagccacaccgcccaagggGCAGAcagcaaaggtggggactgggaggaTGAAGAATCGCCCACCGTAGgagaaggtgcacaagtccacggGACctgagatgcatccgcaggtcctgagggaactggtggatgaagtggctcagccactacccatcatatttgagaaggcTGGctaagttcccactgactggaaaaggggaaacaatccccatttttaaaaaggggaaaaaaaaaagacctggggaactacaggccagtctcatctctgtgcccatCAAGATCATGGAGCGAaacctcctggaaactgtgctggggcacatggaaaataaggagatcggtgacagccaacatggcttcactaagggcaaatcctgcctgatgaatttggtggctgcctacaacggggttacagcgctggtggatgaGGGaggagcaactgacatcatctccCTGGACTTGGgtaaagcatctgacactgtcccacacaacatccttgtctctaaactggagagagaTGGATCTGATGTGGATGGGCCACTCGGTGGAGGAGGAATTGGCTCAATGGTCACGCTCAGAGTTGGGGTCATCGGCCCCATGTCCCAGTGCAGAGCAGCGACGAGCagcatcctcaggggtcggggcTGGGACcagtttaacacctttgttggggatacagacagtgggatcgagtacCCTCAGCACGTTCCCCACCgacacccagctgtgtggtgcggggacacgctgagggaaggatccagccagagggacctgggcaggctggagaggggccacgggcaaacctcatggagttcaacaaggccaagggcaaggtcctgcccatgggtcggggcaatccccagcacaaacccaggctgggcaaggaggggacggagagcagccccaaggagaaggacttgggggggttggggggtggaaaactgcctgtgagccagcaacgggcgctggcagcccagaaagccacccgtgtgctgggctgcacccagagcagtgtgggcagcagggcaaggggggggttctccccctctgctccgctctgggagacccccctgcagtgctgggtccagctctgggggcaccaacataaggacaaggggtgatggttttaagcTGACAGGGCAGATTTAaatcagatctaaggcagaaatccttccctgtgagggtggggaggccctggcacaggttgcccagagaagctgtggctgccccctccctggaagggttcaaggccaggttggacggggctttgggcaacctgggctagtggaaggtggccctgcccggggcagggggtggcactggaggGGCTTTAAGGGCCCTCCCAACCCACACCAGCCTGGGATTCTGTGGCAATCCCTGTCTGATTCAAGGAGCCCTGTAGTCAAAAACCCTACTGCGAGCACAAGggacaaggcaaggcagagcaCAATACTGCTATTTTCCAAAGCTGCACTTTTAGATCAGTTTAAATCAAAAATCTTCTCTCTCTAGTCTTTGTCCTTTAGGTGCAGCCAGTGACACAGCACTGAAATCTGCCTTTATGATCACAGTAACTGCAAACAATTAGCAGATTGTGAAGTTCTCAATGAGCCAATCACATACCTGACTTGTCACCACCATTTTCACTAGTAAGACCCTACTGAACTTTAGTGCTTTCGCTGACTGGAAACTGTCTTCAAACTTCCAGCCTTgagaactgaaacattttacaaccattttcttttgtctgtgtTGCCTGCACCTCTTCTCCCATCCTGTTCCCTACTTGCCTCCATACACCGTCCTTGAAAAAATCTGAGGCCCCCTTTCAGCATTTTTCTATAGTTATACCAAGCCAAACTCTTCTAATTTCTTCCAGCACATTGGGTTTTCCAATTCTACCAATAATCACAGTACTTCTCTGTACCTTCTATAATCCAAATAAACATCCTGACTCTAGATGACCTGAATTCGAACATTTGAGATGAACGCTTTGTTAAATGATAAAGCGTTTCCATAAAAAACTGCAAATAATGCGCCTAAAATATACCCTAAGAtgcctttttccccccaccccaccccaccccacccctgtTGCTTTCCAGGCTATTATGATTTCATTACTCAGATCCtctcttccttgttttcatgGGGCTCCTATAAGCCCTGACACTGCAGAGCAAAAAATTCTACGGTTTTGCTCCTTGAAAGCAGTACCTTGTACCCTCCTACTAAACGCTGCACAGATCCCTTACCTCAGTCTGCTGCACTATTCCAATTCTCCTCTCCGTTAGTAACACATCTCTCTGCACTGCCCACTAATCCCATTAGCACTCCTCTCCTAATGCCCAGAATAAGGCCCCTGATATTTTTACTGGAGACGAAGCGAGACCTGTCTGTGTGTCATTGTACCAGCAGAGCGAGGGgtcagcagctcccagcccagctcctttCCATCCCCTCTCGCCTGCCCACGCCTCTCAGAACTCACTCCAACAGTGCTGGTCTTGTCTCCACCAACGCCTGGGCTGTTGGTAGGATAcgctttaaattatttttcctaacaAAGTATAACAGTGGTCTTATCAAAGACAGTTATGGTAATCCAGCAGTGGTATTTCCCTAAAACACCCACGCATTTTCCTATctgtttttttagaaaatgttgtCCTTCCTTCAAAGCCTGTTTTCAATCTTTCCCTACCACTGGGGTGAGCCCCAAGCCTGCAGACACATTTTCCACGCTCCCTTACACGCAAGCATCACGTTTGCCACTCTTGAGCCACACGGCAACAGCCCTGACATGACAAAACTgattaccaaaaaaccccaaaccaggaGGCGTCCGTCTGCACATGACAAAGCGACGTGGTGATGCCCGCCTGGGACGCAGCGACCCACGTGCATCATCAGCCACCCTGCcgcaggcccctggcgaaggggAAAAGACTTACACAGGCGTTCAGCGATGTGACAAGACCATCACAATTTTTGACTACACTGGTCATCAGCTGCCCCcacttttcatttaaatggataaagaaatttttcctaatagttTCAATTCCTTAACTTATTTTGCAAGACTGACTTTTTTACTGTCATTGTCCAGACATTAACTATCTCTGCTACTCAATACCTCTCTCTAAGTGCAGAGACACTTCCTCCTTCCCTGGCTGCCAGACTAATTCTAGACTAAAGCTGCAGTTCTGACTGCAGATCCAAAGTTCTACCTCTGACTTAAGTTTCTCTCGTGTCCCTGATTTTTGTAGCTCCGCTGAGTTTACCGATTAgctggtgtttaaaaaaaaaaattgtgcaattAAAGCCCTTACAGACCATGACAGCTATGTTCTTATTTAACATAAGCTGTTCCACACAAGAACTGTGCTAGGAGCATAAATATGACACTGCCTTCTGTAACTGTCTGGTCATCTACAACCACCCACACGGCCAAGCAGACCGGTTATCCCCATCTGTACCATGTCGAAGCAAAGGCAACAAGACTGGCTGAGTATCCCTGAGGGCTTTCAGAACCTTTCTTCTATATATGGAATTTTAAATTTTCCTCACAGTAacaaatcctgcagtgttttgcagAAAGAAACAGTAAGATTTATCATGTCTGTAACAATCTCTACCATTTCACTTAAGAGTTAATAGTTCTTTCCCAGAGTGATTTTGATCCAAAGAATTCTTCCAGCCATGCCTCAACTTCCTTCCCCACCTGACTGCAGAGGTTCCCCAACTTGTGGGCTTTTTAGTGGGAACATGCAAACCACCTGAGAGTTTCACATTAGTGGCAGCTCCTTCCACTTCTGCCTTTACCTTGTGATTCAGAGAAGTATTTCCCAAAAAAGAGCTGTTTACAGAATTAAGTCCAGCCAGCTGATTAGCAGCACATACAGGCTGCACAGCTCCGCAATGTTTCTGCTTAAAGGGAACCCAAGAACCCAAAAGTGCTGGAGcttgtttctttcaaaaactgtgGTGACGCAGGGGGAGATTCTGCTGCCCAAGGATGAAGGACACAGATACAGGGTTTGCTTTGAAGGGCAATCCTCCTCCATCAGTGCCTATCGGTCATAGCCAGGAGCTTCTGCTACCTCAAGCAAACTAAATTTGAGAACCCCTAGACTCCCAATATCAACACCCAATTCTGCTCGATCACTTCCTTGTTCCTGGACAGCCTAAAGCCATTATACAGTTGTCTGCTACCTTACTGCACGGGCAGTCTTTTCAACAAGTGTTGCTCAGGCAACTCTTACTGGCCTCATTACTCTGCCCTCCCTTTCATGTACTTTCACGTGTTCTTTTGGCCTCTACCACAACCGTTTCCCTAACCCTTGGTTTGCCTACCCAGACAAGGAATCCCCTCCAACCTTCCCCCACCATTTCTTTATTTAAAGTTCTGATCAGCCGAGCCAGACTCTGCTCCAAAAGTCTGGTGTATGGGCTTCTCACAGGCGTCGGGGGCAAGTCCTGGGCACAGAGGATGCTCACACTGGTGAGAACCTCTGGCTGGCACAGGCTGCACACGCTTGTTTCCAGCAGGGTCACAACCACCACCCCCCTCCGTCCGAGCCCCACCAGCCTGCACCTCACCTGTGCCGTGATCTTGGccgtggcagctgctgctgcgaCAGCGGCTGCCGGGGGCAGCCCTCCCGGTGTGGCAGGGGTCAGGAGAGGCATCGGAGGAGTCACAGCTTTACCGACTCGGAGGTACTGACCCCCAAGGTCAAAGAGGTTCATAGAGGAAACCGCATCTTGAGAAGACTGGGCTTTCTCATATTCTGCAGTGAGAAAGGAGAGTATTTACAAACGGTCCTTTTTACTCCTAAATTGAGCCACTCTCTCATCACACCACTGTGATCTGTATTTGCAAAAACAGACTTAAGAGTTCCAGTGAGAAGACCTTCAGTGCTTCACTCGCTCATCTCACCCCCCCCAATCACACAGGCATCATCGAGAACAGGCAGCATAGCAAGATCTCTCAACTTAGTTAACAGTGAGTAAAAATATCTGGCTATTAATTAAATTTCTAAGTTCAGGCACAGATCTGCTCCAAATTTATTTCTATCCCATTGCTTAATGCAATTCTTCCACTagagttaaataaaaaaagaacaaaaaaacaacaaaaaaagaagaggatgCTTCCgaccaccctcccccccccccccccaaataccaGATGGCGTTTTACCAATGAAACCATAGCCTTTGTGTTTCCCTGTTGTGGGATCCCTGGCTAGCGTGCAGGATTTAATCTTCCCAAAGGCCTCAAACACGCTCTTGATGTCATCGTCGGAGAGGTCCTGATGGACGGATGCCACGTAGATGCGGTTGAAAGCCCGCGCCTCTTCCGCCAGCTGGTCTATGATGGGTTGAGCCTGGCCTATGTTGCTGGGTCTCCCGACCTGCAGAGGAGGCAGCGGACGGCCCGTTAAGCGCTCTGAGAGGGCGGCACAGCGCACCGAGGGTCACAGCAGAGCAGCGCTCGGCCCCCGACCACAGTTAGCAAAGGGCAACAGCTGACCCCGCTCTGGGATACACCCTGAGCCACAGGGCATTCGAGAAGCTCTGAGGGCCCGGACAAGCTGCCTACTCCTCCACCATACTTCCCTCATTTCTGTTCCCTGACCTGCCAAAGACCAGCTTCCAGGAATGGAAAACAATCCTGAAAGCAAAACACAGTGCTTCTATAGCCTGCTTTCCAAGGCTGCTAAAATCCCCTTAGAAATCAGATGCTGCAGATACGCAGAGTGGATCAGAGGTATAAATGCAAGGTATAAAACACTTCGCAGAAAATCTGGTTTACCTCCCCATTTCAATCCCCAAAGTTTCACCTTTGCAGGATCCCCTCTCACTGCCTGAAAGCCCACAGCTACCATCCTCTGTCCCGTTCTGTGCCCAATGCCTCCGGTTTGCGTGGCAAGGGTGGGCCTCTACCTGAAGTCCCTCGCCCTACCAAAGTCTGATGATACTTATCTACCATCCACACAGGTACAACGTAGGGAGGAGGCATTCAAATATCAAGAAGCACCTTTGTTTTGTCCTCAAGAGACTTCCAGTCTATGTGTGGGCAGAAAAAACTGAGCTAGCTTACCAGAACATGTTTCTAGGTTTTATCAGGATGCTGGGGGTTTCTCCTCAGAGAGAAAGGGACCCAGAGCCACTATGTACTCAATGGGTTGAACGTCAAGGTCTAGCAGGGAGCAGACTTTAGGTTACCTTCCACATTACAGTGCCGTGGGAAGCATTTCTAGGCATAAAACTGTTATTCACAGGAAAGAGCACCAGGAGTTTTCAGAGCATGCCTGCTACTCACCTTTATATTTCTTCCCCCCAACATGACAGAATTCATCTGCTCCAAGGCCAACTGAGCGGCTTCAGGTACCTCGTACTCCACAAAAGCAAACCCCTAGGACAGAAGAATACGCTTGTTGGCTCACACCAGCTGTATCTTGTCTCGAATCTGCGCCAAGTTAACGCAGCCAAGACCTCCCACGTACCAGATCCCTACTACTGTGGCCTGAGAGGACGTTTCCTTAAAGAAGCTTTTTATTAAAGCAGGAATTGCACGCACAGGTACCGACACAAGGCTACCTGCTTCCAGAGCCTCTCGTACTCGGAGGCCACAGCGTGCAGGACAGCCAGCTTGTTCGGCACCTTTCGTGCTCACCCCCCTGTGCACAGCTGGTTCCCACTGCAGAACCCTGCAAAGCTAAGCAGAGCAGGCAGCCACAAACATTCACCTCTGAGCGCTACAGGCAGCCTGCTCTCTAGGGGGATAAAGGCTCCTTCCTCTCATGGATATGTTCAGGAAGGGCTCGGGGAGAAGAGAAAACACATCGCTCAAGGGCTGTTAACCAACCTTGTGTTTCATCGTAACAGAGTCCCAGGACATATCAATGCTTTTTATAGGTCCAAAAGGGGCAAAGGCCTGGCGAATGGTATCTTCTCCCAGTTCATAGTATATGGAGCCCACGTACACGCGACACATGATGGCCAGGGCGCGCTGCCTCTGCGCTGCCATCTGTATTGGAAAGAAGAACTGGCTGGTTAGCTCACGGGGTGGCCATGGATGCCAGgacctccttcccttcctcttccctcccaggAGCTATGGCCCAACAGCAGGTAGCTCCTCactgggctgcagcacagcctggcacACGGAGTAATAAAGAAGTCTTTTCCTGCTCAATGCCCAGACTGCTGGAGCGGATAAGCGGTACGGCTCGCTCCCGGGGGCAGTCCAATCTTTGGTGGGGTCTGCCACCTCAGGAGCCTTAACTCCAACCCCACTGATAAGGT
The DNA window shown above is from Strix aluco isolate bStrAlu1 chromosome 1, bStrAlu1.hap1, whole genome shotgun sequence and carries:
- the PUF60 gene encoding poly(U)-binding-splicing factor PUF60 isoform X4; protein product: MAATTTISLGTESIKMENGQSTAAKLGLPPLTPEQQEALQKAKKYAMEQSIKSVLVKQTIAHQQQQLTNLQMAAVTMGFGDPLSPLQSMAAQRQRALAIMCRVYVGSIYYELGEDTIRQAFAPFGPIKSIDMSWDSVTMKHKGFAFVEYEVPEAAQLALEQMNSVMLGGRNIKVGRPSNIGQAQPIIDQLAEEARAFNRIYVASVHQDLSDDDIKSVFEAFGKIKSCTLARDPTTGKHKGYGFIEYEKAQSSQDAVSSMNLFDLGGQYLRVGKAVTPPMPLLTPATPGGLPPAAAVAAAAATAKITAQEAVAGAAVLGTLATPGLVSPALTLAQPLGALPQAVMAAQAPGVITGVTPARPPIPVTIPQVGVVNPILASPPALGLMEVKKEKEEEEVFQESERPEMLSEQEHMSISGSSARHMVMQKLLRKQESTVMVLRNMVDPKDIDDDLEGEVTEECGKFGAVNRVIIYQEKQGEEEDAEIIVKIFVEFSMASETHKAIQALNGRWFAGRKVVAEVYDQERFDNSDLSA
- the PUF60 gene encoding poly(U)-binding-splicing factor PUF60 isoform X3 codes for the protein MDKAQQLSWGFLPSHQNSRKLSRRFPKHTSQIHGLEPTVPWHLPNPYSPGEQAKKYAMEQSIKSVLVKQTIAHQQQQLTNLQMAAVTMGFGDPLSPLQSMAAQRQRALAIMCRVYVGSIYYELGEDTIRQAFAPFGPIKSIDMSWDSVTMKHKGFAFVEYEVPEAAQLALEQMNSVMLGGRNIKVGRPSNIGQAQPIIDQLAEEARAFNRIYVASVHQDLSDDDIKSVFEAFGKIKSCTLARDPTTGKHKGYGFIEYEKAQSSQDAVSSMNLFDLGGQYLRVGKAVTPPMPLLTPATPGGLPPAAAVAAAAATAKITAQEAVAGAAVLGTLATPGLVSPALTLAQPLGALPQAVMAAQAPGVITGVTPARPPIPVTIPQVGVVNPILASPPALGLMEVKKEKEEEEVFQESERPEMLSEQEHMSISGSSARHMVMQKLLRKQESTVMVLRNMVDPKDIDDDLEGEVTEECGKFGAVNRVIIYQEKQGEEEDAEIIVKIFVEFSMASETHKAIQALNGRWFAGRKVVAEVYDQERFDNSDLSA
- the PUF60 gene encoding poly(U)-binding-splicing factor PUF60 isoform X5, which codes for MENGQSTAAKLGLPPLTPEQQEALQKAKKYAMEQSIKSVLVKQTIAHQQQQLTNLQMAAVTMGFGDPLSPLQSMAAQRQRALAIMCRVYVGSIYYELGEDTIRQAFAPFGPIKSIDMSWDSVTMKHKGFAFVEYEVPEAAQLALEQMNSVMLGGRNIKVGRPSNIGQAQPIIDQLAEEARAFNRIYVASVHQDLSDDDIKSVFEAFGKIKSCTLARDPTTGKHKGYGFIEYEKAQSSQDAVSSMNLFDLGGQYLRVGKAVTPPMPLLTPATPGGLPPAAAVAAAAATAKITAQEAVAGAAVLGTLATPGLVSPALTLAQPLGALPQAVMAAQAPGVITGVTPARPPIPVTIPQVGVVNPILASPPALGLMEVKKEKEEEEVFQESERPEMLSEQEHMSISGSSARHMVMQKLLRKQESTVMVLRNMVDPKDIDDDLEGEVTEECGKFGAVNRVIIYQEKQGEEEDAEIIVKIFVEFSMASETHKAIQALNGRWFAGRKVVAEVYDQERFDNSDLSA